A DNA window from Ovis aries strain OAR_USU_Benz2616 breed Rambouillet chromosome 7, ARS-UI_Ramb_v3.0, whole genome shotgun sequence contains the following coding sequences:
- the RAB11A gene encoding ras-related protein Rab-11A, protein MGTRDDEYDYLFKVVLIGDSGVGKSNLLSRFTRNEFNLESKSTIGVEFATRSIQVDGKTIKAQIWDTAGQERYRAITSAYYRGAVGALLVYDIAKHLTYENVERWLKELRDHADSNIVIMLVGNKSDLRHLRAVPTDEARAFAEKNGLSFIETSALDSTNVEAAFQTILTEIYRIVSQKQMSDRRENDMSPSNNVVPIHVPPTTENKPKVQCCQNI, encoded by the exons ATGGGCACCCGCGACGACGAGTACGACTACCTCTTCAAAG TTGTTCTTATTGGAGATTCTGGTGTTGGAAAGAGTAATCTCCTGTCTCGATTTACTCGAAATGAGTTTAATCTTGAAAGCAAGAGCACCATTGGAGTAGAGTTTGCAACAAGAAGCATCCAGGttgatgggaaaacaataaaggCACAAATATGGGACACAGCAGGGCAAGAACGATACCGTGCTATAACATCAGC ataCTATCGTGGAGCTGTAGGTGCCTTATTGGTTTATGACATTGCTAAACATCTCACATATGAAAATGTAGAGCGATGGCTGAAAGAACTAAGAGATCACGCTGATAGTAACATTGTTATCATGCTTGTGGGCAATAAGAGTGATTTGCGCCATCTCAGGGCAGTTCCTACAGATGAAGCAAGAGCTTTTGCAG AAAAAAATGGTTTGTCATTCATTGAGACATCTGCTCTAGACTCTACAAATGTGGAAGCTGCTTTTCAGACAATCTTGACAG agaTATACCGCATTGTTTCTCAGAAGCAAATGTCAGACAGACGTGAAAATGACATGTCTCCAAGCAACAATGTGGTTCCTATTCATGTTCCACCAACCACTGAAAACAAGCCAAAGGTGCAGTGCTGTCAGAACATATAA